A region from the Sulfuriferula thiophila genome encodes:
- a CDS encoding aminodeoxychorismate synthase component I, giving the protein MPTIRLSAIPDLFSLCASNPEAFPVLLETAAGAGWHILFAYPQTLQRYTVDQGADFFQNLDDDWQQARAAKNDDTAHLPFRGGWFVYLGYEMLHTLEPSVANRAVLDNNFPVAVFMRVPAAVMVNNHTREAWLFAESAALLSQLQHDIAHTPPVSLPELALKSLAEEPATYFLDSVVQIQRYIAAGDVFQVNLSRRWRGRVSKANSAMGLYHALRHNNPAPFAGIANLGHDQFIISSSPERLVQVVDDHALTRPIAGTHPRHADPEQDRQIRDALLAHPKERAEHVMLVDLERNDLGRVCVPGSVKVDELMVVASYQHVHHIESTVSGQLKPSVSPLDVVRALFPGGTITGCPKVRTMQIIRELESTPRGAYTGSMGYINLDGDFDLNILIRTMMLSGQELEFSAGAGIVVDSDPDRELGETRAKAKGLLRALGLAQ; this is encoded by the coding sequence GTGCCTACCATTCGCTTATCTGCGATACCTGATCTATTCAGTCTTTGCGCCAGTAATCCGGAAGCTTTCCCTGTGTTGCTGGAAACGGCGGCCGGTGCTGGTTGGCACATATTATTTGCCTATCCACAAACGTTACAACGTTATACCGTTGATCAGGGTGCTGATTTTTTTCAGAATTTAGATGATGACTGGCAGCAGGCACGCGCTGCTAAAAATGACGATACGGCACATTTGCCGTTCCGTGGCGGCTGGTTTGTTTATCTTGGTTATGAAATGTTGCATACGTTGGAACCGAGCGTAGCGAATCGTGCCGTGCTAGACAATAACTTTCCGGTCGCTGTATTCATGCGCGTTCCTGCTGCGGTCATGGTGAATAATCATACCCGCGAGGCCTGGCTGTTTGCTGAATCTGCAGCGCTGCTGTCACAACTGCAACATGACATTGCACATACGCCCCCTGTAAGCTTACCTGAACTTGCACTGAAGTCCTTGGCAGAGGAACCTGCTACATACTTTCTGGACAGTGTGGTGCAAATTCAGCGTTACATAGCTGCCGGTGACGTATTTCAGGTGAATTTGTCCCGCCGCTGGCGTGGCAGGGTCAGCAAAGCCAATAGTGCAATGGGGCTTTACCATGCGCTACGCCACAATAATCCAGCCCCATTTGCCGGCATTGCCAATTTGGGTCATGATCAATTCATTATCAGTTCTTCTCCCGAGCGTCTGGTGCAGGTTGTCGATGACCATGCACTGACACGTCCTATCGCCGGAACACATCCGCGTCACGCAGATCCTGAGCAGGATAGGCAAATACGTGATGCGTTGCTTGCCCACCCGAAGGAACGTGCTGAACATGTGATGCTGGTGGATCTGGAGCGCAACGATCTGGGCAGGGTATGTGTGCCGGGCAGCGTAAAGGTTGATGAGCTGATGGTGGTCGCCAGTTACCAGCATGTGCATCATATTGAATCAACCGTCAGCGGGCAGCTCAAACCTTCAGTGTCGCCGCTGGATGTGGTGCGGGCATTGTTCCCTGGTGGCACCATTACGGGCTGTCCCAAGGTGCGTACTATGCAGATTATCCGGGAGTTGGAGTCAACGCCACGCGGTGCTTATACTGGCAGCATGGGTTATATCAATCTGGACGGTGATTTCGATCTGAATATATTGATCCGCACCATGATGCTCTCCGGGCAAGAGCTGGAATTTTCAGCGGGTGCGGGGATAGTTGTTGATTCTGATCCTGATCGTGAACTGGGTGAAACGCGTGCCAAAGCCAAGGGTCTGCTGCGCGCACTGGGACTAGCGCAATGA
- the tmk gene encoding dTMP kinase gives MPFISLEGIDGAGKTTHLQWIADYLREQGGTVVVTREPGGTPLGESLRALLLNEPMHIDTEALLMFAARCEHIAQIIAPALSRGEWVLSDRFTDASFAYQCGGRGIAESRLQVLEEWVQQGLQPDLTILFDVEVSIAHQRVRTHSDPDRFEQEQLDFFERVRAMYLRRASQYPARFRVVRTDQTIEAIRSELAAVLKPLSGN, from the coding sequence ATGCCGTTTATTAGTCTGGAAGGCATCGACGGTGCTGGTAAAACGACGCATCTGCAATGGATAGCCGATTACTTGCGTGAGCAGGGTGGCACTGTGGTAGTAACCCGGGAACCAGGCGGTACGCCGTTAGGAGAATCATTGCGTGCGTTGTTGCTAAATGAACCCATGCATATCGATACCGAAGCGTTACTGATGTTTGCTGCACGTTGCGAGCATATCGCACAGATTATAGCCCCGGCTTTATCGCGAGGAGAGTGGGTGCTGTCCGATCGTTTTACCGATGCCAGCTTTGCCTACCAGTGCGGAGGGCGTGGCATAGCAGAATCGCGTCTGCAGGTATTGGAAGAATGGGTGCAACAGGGATTGCAGCCGGATTTGACGATACTGTTTGATGTCGAGGTTAGCATCGCCCATCAGCGCGTGCGCACACATTCCGATCCGGATCGTTTCGAGCAGGAGCAGCTGGATTTCTTCGAGCGGGTGCGCGCTATGTATTTGCGTCGTGCCAGCCAGTATCCGGCACGGTTCCGCGTAGTGCGTACTGATCAGACTATCGAGGCCATACGCAGTGAACTGGCTGCGGTCTTGAAACCTCTGTCTGGTAATTAG
- the pabC gene encoding aminodeoxychorismate lyase, which produces MMLVNGVADAMIQPTDRGLSYGDGIFRTLLLRDAFNRNWQRHYAKLAADCLRLGIVCPEASLFEQDIIRCKQEENVGVVKLTVTRGIGQRGYMPQQAAIPTRIVSTAPLPAYAPQCIGDGVAVRVCQLRLSRQPLLAGIKHLNRLENVLARGEWQDPDIMEGLLQDEAGYVIGGTMTNVFAVRGRQLYTPELSNSGIAGVTRERMLGFAVGLGLSVRVTQLSLADILESDEVMLCNSIIGVWQVRELGQKRWQKGQYVKLFRALLETDND; this is translated from the coding sequence ATGATGCTGGTTAATGGTGTAGCCGATGCCATGATACAGCCGACGGATCGCGGACTGAGTTACGGCGATGGTATATTTCGTACATTGCTGTTGCGTGATGCATTTAACCGGAACTGGCAACGACATTATGCGAAGCTGGCTGCAGACTGTTTACGGTTGGGTATAGTTTGTCCAGAGGCAAGCCTGTTCGAGCAGGATATTATCCGTTGTAAACAGGAAGAGAATGTCGGTGTGGTTAAACTGACCGTGACCCGTGGCATTGGCCAGCGTGGTTATATGCCGCAGCAGGCTGCCATACCTACCCGCATAGTTAGCACAGCGCCTTTGCCGGCTTATGCGCCGCAATGTATTGGTGACGGTGTCGCAGTGCGCGTGTGCCAGTTAAGGTTGTCACGGCAACCCTTGCTCGCGGGAATCAAGCATCTTAATCGGCTGGAAAACGTTTTGGCGCGTGGTGAATGGCAAGACCCTGATATTATGGAGGGCTTGCTGCAGGATGAGGCGGGTTACGTCATTGGTGGCACGATGACTAATGTGTTTGCGGTCCGTGGACGACAATTATATACACCTGAATTAAGTAATAGCGGCATTGCCGGCGTAACGCGTGAGCGTATGCTGGGTTTCGCGGTCGGCCTGGGCTTGAGTGTCAGAGTTACTCAATTAAGCCTGGCTGATATTCTGGAGTCGGATGAAGTCATGCTTTGTAATAGTATTATAGGGGTATGGCAAGTGCGTGAACTGGGGCAAAAACGATGGCAAAAGGGGCAGTACGTAAAATTGTTCCGTGCTTTGCTGGAGACGGACAATGATTAA
- the holB gene encoding DNA polymerase III subunit delta', whose protein sequence is MHIYPWQAESAERLLSLRAQLPHAILLHGRAGLGKYPLAQAFAKLLLCEHRVDGATAACGACPSCHWFEQGSHPDVHILQPSAMDETDEAGPERKKSEWISVEQVRHAIDFVQLSSHRNGLRVVLVNPAETMNAAAANALLKTLEEPPENSLLILVSHQASRLLPTILSRCHQLRVNLPEATQALTWLESQGVAEAGLCLGLAAGSPLLATTFADEDYQSRRRALLTDLSGAAQTPALAMAERYAKLAIADYSQLLQWLQQWAHDLQSVKLADRVYYHQDFSTQLRNLAMHVNLGLLLKLQQRLQRARAVVAHPLNVQMVLEDILLEYTSAF, encoded by the coding sequence ATGCATATTTATCCATGGCAAGCTGAAAGCGCAGAGCGACTATTGTCGTTGCGGGCACAATTACCTCATGCAATATTGCTGCACGGGCGTGCCGGCTTGGGTAAATACCCGTTAGCTCAAGCGTTTGCCAAATTGCTATTGTGTGAGCATCGCGTTGACGGAGCAACGGCTGCCTGTGGTGCATGCCCGTCCTGCCATTGGTTTGAACAAGGCAGCCATCCTGATGTCCATATTTTGCAGCCGAGTGCGATGGATGAAACAGATGAAGCGGGTCCTGAACGTAAAAAAAGTGAATGGATAAGTGTTGAACAGGTGCGGCATGCCATTGATTTTGTGCAGCTGAGTTCACATCGCAACGGGTTGCGTGTGGTGCTGGTCAATCCCGCAGAGACGATGAATGCGGCAGCAGCTAATGCATTGCTCAAAACCCTGGAAGAGCCGCCTGAAAATAGCTTGTTGATACTGGTTAGTCATCAGGCTTCGCGGTTATTGCCGACTATACTGAGTCGTTGCCATCAATTACGGGTAAATCTGCCTGAAGCCACGCAGGCGCTGACATGGCTGGAATCGCAAGGCGTGGCTGAAGCAGGGCTGTGTCTGGGCCTGGCCGCGGGATCGCCGTTATTGGCAACCACTTTTGCCGATGAAGATTACCAATCACGACGCCGTGCATTACTCACCGATTTGTCGGGCGCAGCGCAGACACCGGCATTAGCCATGGCCGAGCGCTATGCCAAATTGGCCATTGCTGATTATTCTCAACTGCTGCAATGGCTGCAGCAATGGGCACATGATTTGCAGAGCGTGAAACTGGCGGATAGAGTGTATTACCATCAGGACTTTAGTACTCAATTGCGTAACTTGGCCATGCATGTTAATTTGGGGCTGTTGCTGAAGTTGCAACAACGTTTACAGCGTGCACGTGCAGTCGTGGCGCACCCATTAAATGTGCAAATGGTGTTGGAAGATATCTTGCTGGAATATACCAGCGCGTTCTGA
- the mltG gene encoding endolytic transglycosylase MltG, with translation MIKRIFVWAVFILGMALAYLYWYAHTPLALKQTPMEFDLKPGSNLVSITSQMKTAGVLSDGVRFRVLARVLGKGGKIKAGFYTLNHVVTPLQLLKKLTEGEVSLREIVFIEGWTFAQMRDALNAHPLVRHDTEGMSEQEVLQLLDVPLAHAEGWFFPSTYFIDAGSSDVSILRRAYETMQLHLQQEWATRDQNLPYKTPADALTMASIIEKETGAKQERPLIAAVFINRLRMGMRLQTDPTVIYGIGKNYDGNIRKRDLMADTPYNTYTRGGLPPTPIAMPGLDAIKAALHPAQSSAIYFVAKGDGTHYFSNNLTDHNRAVARYQKNG, from the coding sequence ATGATTAAGCGCATATTCGTTTGGGCAGTGTTTATTTTGGGTATGGCCTTAGCCTACCTGTACTGGTACGCTCACACCCCGCTTGCATTGAAACAAACGCCCATGGAATTTGATTTGAAGCCAGGCAGTAATCTGGTGTCTATTACCAGTCAGATGAAAACAGCGGGTGTACTTAGTGACGGCGTACGTTTCCGTGTGTTGGCGCGAGTGCTGGGTAAGGGTGGTAAAATAAAAGCGGGATTTTATACGCTTAATCATGTAGTTACACCATTGCAGTTACTTAAAAAGCTGACTGAAGGCGAAGTCAGCCTGCGCGAAATTGTATTTATCGAAGGGTGGACATTTGCCCAGATGCGCGATGCCCTGAATGCACATCCACTCGTGCGGCACGATACCGAGGGTATGAGTGAACAGGAGGTATTGCAACTGCTGGATGTGCCATTGGCTCATGCCGAGGGCTGGTTTTTCCCTTCTACCTATTTTATAGATGCTGGCAGTAGCGATGTGTCGATCCTGCGCCGCGCTTATGAAACCATGCAATTGCACCTGCAACAGGAATGGGCTACGCGTGATCAGAATTTGCCATATAAAACGCCGGCAGATGCGCTGACTATGGCTTCAATTATTGAAAAAGAAACGGGTGCGAAGCAGGAGCGGCCATTAATCGCAGCCGTATTCATCAATCGTTTGCGCATGGGCATGCGTTTGCAGACTGATCCTACGGTAATTTATGGTATTGGCAAAAACTATGATGGCAACATCCGTAAACGGGATTTGATGGCAGACACGCCTTATAACACTTATACACGTGGCGGTTTGCCGCCTACACCGATTGCCATGCCTGGGCTGGATGCAATCAAGGCGGCATTGCATCCTGCGCAAAGCAGTGCTATTTATTTTGTGGCCAAGGGCGATGGTACGCATTATTTTTCAAATAATTTGACCGATCATAATCGTGCTGTAGCACGTTATCAGAAGAATGGATAA